In Macadamia integrifolia cultivar HAES 741 chromosome 5, SCU_Mint_v3, whole genome shotgun sequence, a single window of DNA contains:
- the LOC122080141 gene encoding non-specific lipid transfer protein GPI-anchored 15, whose product MASTVNTPLVTMTLLLLLSLAYIQGIDAAGECGKTPINSAAASLSPCISAAKSAKGKVPPACCTRVAALIKSSPRCLCAVFLSPLAKQAGINLAVAITVPKRCNIRNRPVGKKCGRYVVP is encoded by the exons ATGGCTTCCACCGTCAACACTCCCCTTGTTACCATGACCCTGCTTCTGCTACTTTCACTTGCTTACATTCAAGGAATAGATGCCGCCGGCGAGTGTGGGAAAACGCCGATTAACTCCGCAGCTGCTAGCTTGAGCCCTTGTATTTCGGCAGCCAAAAGTGCGAAAGGTAAGGTCCCTCCTGCTTGCTGCACTAGGGTTGCAGCATTGATCAAGAGCTCCCCAAGGTGTTTGTGTGCTGTGTTCTTGTCTCCCTTAGCAAAACAAGCCGGAATCAACCTTGCTGTTGCCATCACTGTTCCGAAACGTTGCAACATCAGAAACAGACCAGTTGGGAAGAAATGTGGAA GATATGTTGTCCCCTGA